The Aphis gossypii isolate Hap1 chromosome 3, ASM2018417v2, whole genome shotgun sequence genome includes a region encoding these proteins:
- the LOC114129242 gene encoding U-scoloptoxin(05)-Sm1a — MVNTNTFFLLVLVAFISTIRNAVSISCYQCNSTDINDQFRCTEFMDTDGLDPQPCTSVYNAAYCVKLIGRYEGGLGVTRYCSSHNLGNYCNYVQRPGDVLEYRTCVYTCDSDGCNGSSQVKLFGYLIGLSFLPWLINLLS, encoded by the exons atggttaatacaaatacattttttttattagtacttGTAGCTTTTATTTCTACTATAAgaaatg CTGTGAGTATATCATGTTACCAATGCAATAGTACTGACATCAATGATCAATTTCGGTGTACAGAGTTCATGGATACGGATGGCTTAGATCCTCAACCTTGTACAAGTGTTTATAATGCTGCTTATTGTGTCAAACTGATAGGTCGCTATgaag gaggACTCGGAGTTACACGTTATTGCTCATCACATAATTTGGGGAATTACTGCAATTATGTACAACGGCCAGGTGATGTATTAGAATATCGAACATGTGTTTATACTTGTGATTCTGATGGTTGTAATGGTTCAAGCCAAGTTAAGTTATTTGGGTATTTAATTGGTTTATCTTTTTTGCCATGgcttataaatctattatcttaa
- the LOC114129241 gene encoding cytosolic carboxypeptidase-like protein 5, which translates to MNITSDVVPEVQPGVFIHNSFTILSNFESANLARVKYVSKQIPGIDEDLEFHLWTNPDCGGTEFECNYKSWFYFALKGGTPGMHVRLNIVSSNNQSKMYSQGMTPVFKVDLGKTDKSSEKFCKASWSRIKEIPTYQINNNQEFVLSFSHRALKNIEATTYYAFTYPYTYTELCNSLSFYEKQFPLSSDIRENNETDIYFYRETIVKSLENRSVDLLTISSFKGISEERECRLFGLFPEDKPRSFVFKNKKVIIMSARVHPGETPSSFVMNGLIKYLVSKDEQANILRQNYVFKLIPMLNPDGVARGFYRTDTRGCNLNRFYLKPSLKLHPSIYAARSLILYHHFGYELRDELIEENSTSIFCNSSDNNDELNAKMKPTILNNDVDSFNALLKKSQSCTADSFTNKGLDSGLYLYVDFHGHASKKGIFMYGNNFDNIVDNIECMVYPTLMTINNQNFHYTSCNFSKRNMYSKDKKFGLSKEGSGRVAVLKYTGLVRSYTLECNYNTGRFVNYIPPKVNFVSERRPIQSVIPPKFTPTVFEQVGKSLAISILDLSNLNPNSRLDSSEFKSLTGLREILRSNIINDCNRTRRLGSKSTSSINIDTPITSKQIKKSSISYDLMNPSTSKLLQPIMTIAVAPKGKSVPLRKTIKKSGILKKNKKKRKIPPSKQKAIANTNTSDNIIFSMHNCP; encoded by the exons ATGAACATTACCTCAGACGTTGTACCCGAGGTACAACCGGgtgtatttattcataactCATTTACAATTTTGAGCAATTTTGAGTCTGCTAATCTCGCTCGAGTGAAATATGTCAGCAAACAAATTCCTGGCATTG ACGAAGATTTGGAATTTCATTTATGGACAAACCCAGACTGTGGTGGCACAGAGTTTGAATGCAACTACAAGTCATGGTTCTACTTTGCCTTAAAAG GAGGTACTCCTGGTATGCATGTAAGATTAAATATAGTGAGTTCAAATAAtcaaagtaaaatgtatagtcaAGGCATGACTCCCGTATTTAAAGTTGATTTAGGAAAAACTGATAAATCAAGtgaaaaattttgtaaagCATCGTGGTCAAGAATAAAAGAAATACCAACTTACcag ataaacaaTAACCAAGAATTTGTATTGAGTTTTAGTCATCgtgctttaaaaaatattgaagctACAACATATTATGCTTTTACTTATCCTTATACATATACCGAGTTATGTAACAGCTtaagtttttatgaaaaacaatttccaTTATCATCAGATATAAGAG aaaacaatgaaacggacatttatttttatcgagaAACTATTGTAAAGTCCTTAGAAAATCGTTCTGTGGATTTGTTAACTATTAGTTCCTTCAAAGGTATTTCAGAAGAAAGAGAATGCCGTTTATTTGGATTATTTCCAGAAGACAAACCTAGgtcatttgttttcaaaaataaaaag gttattataatgAGTGCTAGAGTACATCCAGGTGAAACACCTTCTAGTTTTGTGATGAatggtttgataaaatatttagttagtaAAGATGAACAAGCTAATATacttcgtcaaaattatgtttttaaactaattccTATGCTAAATCCAGATGGAGTAGCTAGAGGATTTTATCGTACAGATACTAGAGGTTGTAATCTCAACAGGTTTTATCTAAAACCATCTTTGAAACTTCATCCATCTATTTATGCAGCCAG ATCATTGATCTTGTATCATCACTTTGGATATGAATTACGAGATGAATTAATCGAAGAAAATTCTACATCAATTTTTTGTAACTCATCggataataatgatgaattaaATGCTAAAATGAaaccaacaattttaaataatgatgtagATTCATTCAATGCCTTATTAAAGAAGAGCCAATCATGCACAGCTGATTCTTTTACAAATAAAGGCCTTGATTCaggattatatttatatgttgatTTTCATGGTCATGCATCTAAAAAAG GGATATTTATGTATGGAAATAATTTTGACAACATAGTTGATAATATTGAATGTATGGTTTATCCCACACTTATGACTATAAACAATCAAAACTTTCATTACACTTCTTGTAATTTCAGCAAGCGTAATATGTATTCTaa GGATAAGAAATTTGGTCTAAGTAAAGAAGGAAGTGGTCGAGTAGCTGTTCTTAAATATACAGGTCTTGTACGTAGTTACACATTAGAATGTAATTACAATACTGGCAGATTTGTTAACTACATTCCTCCTAAAGTAAACTTTGTTTCCGAAAGAAGACCTATTCAAAGTGTTATTCCTCCTAAATTTACTCCAACCGTTTTTGAACag gttgGAAAATCATTGGCAATTTCAATTTTggatttatcaaatttaaatccaaACAGTCGGTTAGATAGCAgtgaatttaaatcattaacagGATTACGGGAGATATTacgatcaaatattattaatgattgtaATCGTACTCGACGATTAGGTTCAAAATCCACCAGTAgcataaatattgatacacCAATTACGTCAAAACaa ataAAGAAATCTTCAATATCATATGATTTGATGAATCCATCTACATCCAAATTATTGCAACCCATTATGACTATTGCTGTTGCACCAAAAGGAAAATCAGTCCCACTtcgtaaaactattaaaaaaagtggaatattaaaaaaaaataaaaaaaagcggAAAATACCACCAAGTAAACAAAAAGCAATTGCAAATACAAATACttcagataatataatattttctatgcaTAATTGTCCctag
- the LOC114129250 gene encoding interference hedgehog-like, whose protein sequence is MIYWGVLIPILIILEFSRNTSAIGIYFIRSPESLVAPLHDEVVFDCTLNINVDNIKWLHNSKDFIHPAPIHTNSNSRLVVKVESIAETGDYQCVATIGASSLASTAATLSLATLKEFDNRSLLLSDDKFKITPGNTVALNCGKPIQSDPPALIQYYKNGQPLLRTTPVTSAGSVLLKNIQSEHTGHYTCSATNNILSQVVNSSMSLYLDVRSSHAALSPRFISKPSSLYIAQKYSNVSIECAPYGEPMPTVKWLGVHKNILINDNKTIIESGLLTIRNLSIEDSGVYDCIAENSYGKISHSITLQVQELPYVKNGPSETVVIDEGSSETLKCEAMGTPMPKIIWYLNGKPVNDTNILVKGSVLTLNNTKKYQAGFIQCFACNILGCSYWAAMIQVNPKQITQLTSQQHYYEDSTTRSPQRDRKDRNHKGKGRKKDKKKKGNEMVPPSQPNVTRLTENSVMVRWFVPPNDGLQIQFFKLQYKEVGGSWNTSSDDIQMHIRCYQVDKLLPDHYYIFRVAAVYSNADNKSGPTSKHFFLSRGPPNRSLIPPTLVSARAVDSTSILLEWEYLNSVLAPVQGFYVYYRATSTAGDYTKAIVDGQDTRVFVVTHLTPDTSYDLKLQSFTVHEASNFSTILTHKTFGEPKTSTDTPKWTDNIPDNVANNNNVYSTISGVKSLYVLLGAVAAVIGAIVLLIFFTVCIYSKRMSSHSNSPELNKSSEAVSGLEPLSMNGFALKNGKMVNGCTLPMSSDNTHGHTHPPNGYVIHPINITSNPLAPDAKNAIEISYLANHNNNCSENEINSLPRQAMPLPTDTQRTWHSKDAKDENYV, encoded by the exons atgatttattggGGAGTTTTAATCccaattttaatcattttagaattttcaagAAATACTTCAg CAATTGGAATCTATTTTATAAGGTCACCTGAATCATTGGTAGCACCACTTCACGATGAGGTAGTGTTTGACTGCACTCTCAATATCAATGTAGACAATATAAAATGGCTGCATAACTCAAAGGATTTTATACATCCAGCTCCAATACATACCAATAGTAATAGTAGACTTGTTGTTAAAGTAGAGAGTATTGCAGAAACTGGTGATTATCAATGTGTGGCTACTATTGGTGCATCATCTTTAGCATCCACAGCTGCAACATTGAGTTTGGCTACGCTGAAGGAATTTGATAAtcgttcattattattaagtgatgataaatttaaaattacgccAGGAAACACAGTTGCTTTGAATTGTGGAAAACCTATTCAAAGTGATCCACCTgctttaattcaatattataaaaatggtcaACCATTACTCAGAACTACTCCAGTAACTTCAGCAGGATCAGtactgttgaaaaatattcaatctgAACATACTGGTCATTACACATGTTCGgcaacaaacaatattttatcccAAGTAGTAAATTCATCTATGTCTTTATACTTGGATGTTCGTTCAAGTCATGCTGCACTATCACCAAGGTTTATAAGTAAACCATCATCTTTATACATTgctcaaaaat attcaaatGTCAGTATTGAATGTGCCCCTTACGGTGAACCAATGCCTACAGTTAAATGGCTCGGGGTTCATAAGAACATACTCATAAATGAcaacaaaactattattgaaTCGGGTTTGTTAACTATACGTAATCTTAGTATTGAAGATTCTGGTGTATATGATTGTATTGCTGAAAATAGTTATGGGAAAATCAGTCATTCTATAACACTTCAAGTtcaag aactaCCCTATGTTAAGAATGGTCCCAGTGAAACTGTGGTAATAGATGAAGGCAGTTctgaaacattaaaatgtgAAGCTATGGGAACACCAATGCCCAAAATTATTTGGTATCTTAATGGCAAACCAGTTAATGATACAAATATACTTGTTAAAG ggAGCGTTTTGACTTTGAACAACACTAAAAAGTACCAAGCCGGATTTATTCAATGTTTTGCGTGTAATATCTTAGGATGCTCATATTGGGCTGCTATGATTCAAGTCAATCCAAAACAAATTACACAACTTACTTCTcaacaacattattatgaag attctaCAACACGGTCACCTCAAAGAGATAGAAAAGATAGAAACCATAAAGGAAAAGGtagaaaaaaagataaaaagaaaaaaggaaatg agatGGTTCCTCCTTCACAACCAAATGTAACCAGATTAACAGAAAATTCAGTGATGGTACGATGGTTTGTTCCACCAAATGATGGACtgcaaattcaattttttaaattgcaatatAAAGAAGTTGGTGGTAGTTGGAATACAAGCAGTGATGATATACAAATGCATATTCGATGTTATCAAGTGGACAAGTTATTAcctgatcattattatat ATTTAGAGTGGCTGCAGTGTATTCAAATGCTGATAATAAATCTGGTCCTACTTCaaaacatttctttttaaGTAGAGGACCACCTAACAGATCTTTAATACCTCCAACTTTAGTATCAGCCAGAGCTGTTGATAGTActtctatattattagaatgggag tacctGAATTCTGTACTAGCTCCAGTTCAAGGGTTCTATGTTTATTATCGAGCTACAAGTACTGCTGGCGATTACACAAAAGCCATTGTAGATGGCCAAGATACCCGTGTATTTGTTGTTACACACTTAACCCCAGATACTTCGTATGATTTGAAATTACAAAGCTTTACTGTACATGAAGCTTCTAATTTTAGCACCATACTCACACACAAAACATTTG gagAACCTAAAACAAGTACAGATACTCCAAAATGGACTGACAACATACCGGATAAtgttgcaaataataataatgtatactcgACAATTAGTGGTGTGAAGTCACTCTACGTTTTACTTGGTGCAGTTGCAGCTGTAATTGGAGCTATTgtactacttatattttttaccgtTTGCATATATAGCAAACGAATGTCATCACACTCCAATTCGCCAG aacttAACAAGAGTTCTGAAGCAGTATCAGGACTAGAGCCATTATCAATGAATGGTTTTGCCCtgaaaaatggtaaaatgGTTAATGGATGCACTTTGCCAATGTCTTCCGACAATACGCACGGGCACACTCATCCACCCAACGGATATGTGATACATCCAATTAACATTACTAGTAATCCACTTGCTCCTGACGCTaaa aatgcTATAGAGATCTCATATTTAGcaaatcataataacaattgttctgaaaatgaaattaattcattGCCCAGACAAGCTATGCCCTTACCCACAGATACTCAAAGGACGTGGCATTCTAAAGATGCAAAAGATGAAAACTATGTCTGA
- the LOC114129257 gene encoding probable 39S ribosomal protein L49, mitochondrial: MALRILFKNITLRSGMPLQLNNLVCKRDSSYRSSPIAQDPSCYAKYEVSSSPEEWKFVERLLPSTLIPTPSDRKDLPSGWQPQTATFGEYPYFVHRSRNHMLPVYLKVSMRGTRRITQINNVDGNIWALEAAIKKYLTRVYGDKKIIATKVHEVCGHLCIHGDHVSKVKEWLLKKGL; this comes from the exons ATGGCTCTGCGAAttcttttcaaaaacattacgTTAAGAAGTGGAATGCCTTTGCAATTAAAT aattTAGTATGCAAACGTGATTCATCGTACCGTTCAAGCCCAATAGCTCAAGATCCATCATGTTATGCCAAGTATGAAGTATCATCTTCTCCAGAAGAATGGAAATTTGTAGAGAGACTACTTCCGTCAACTCTTATACCAACACCATCTGACAGGAAAGATTTGCCATCAGGATGGCAGCCACAAACAG CAACATTTGGAGAATATCCTTACTTTGTCCATCGCTCACGTAATCATATGCTACCTGTATATCTTAAAGTTTCCATGAGAGGAACAAGACGTAtaactcaaataaataatgttgatgGTAACATATGGGCATTAGAAGCAGccataaagaaatatttgacAAGAGTGTAtggcgataaaaaaataatagctacTAAAGTACATGAAGTATGTGGTCATTTATGTATTCATGGGGATCATGTATCAAAAGTTAAGGAATGGTTACTCAAGAAAGgtttgtaa